The Mycolicibacterium aichiense region ACCCGGCTGAGGCCGTCGTCGAGAAGATGATCGAACTCGGCCGTCCTTCACGGCTTTCCGGTGCCGGCTTCTACGAATACGTCGACGGCAAGCGCACCCAGCTGTGGCCGGGGCTGCGGGAGACCTTCTCCTCGGGCACGTCGACCCCGCCGCTGCAGGACATGATCGACCGCATGCTGTTCGCCGAGGCGCTGGAAACCCAGAAGTGCTTCGACGAAGGTGTCATCACCACGACGGCCGACGCCAACATCGGCTCGATCATGGGCATCGGCTTCCCGCCGTGGACCGGGGGCGCCGCGCAGCTGATCGTCGGCTACCCGCACGGCGGCAAGGCCGGGTTCGTGGCACGGGCCAAGGAACTGGCGGAGAAGTACGGCGAGCGGTTCAACCCGCCGGCGTCGCTGCTCTAGCCGACCCGTCGCGACGCGCAAAGGTCCCCGAAACCCTGGTGTTTCGGGGACTTTTGCGTCTGCTCGGCCCGCGACCGTTAGCGTGAGACGCGTGAGCCAGAGCGCCGCAACGATTCTCAGCAGACTGGCCGCCAGCCTGTCAGGCTACGGCGGCGCGCCGTGCATCGAGTTCAACGGCCGCTGGTACACCGGTGACGAGATCGCCGCCTATGCCCGTGCCATCGACGATGCGTTGGGGCGGGCCGGGGTCGCTGCCGGCGCGACCGTGGCAGTGGTGGCCCGCAACCGCCCACCCCACGCGGCGGCCGTGATCGGGTTGCTCGGCGGCGGCCGGCGGGTGCCGATGATCTATTCATTCCAGTCGGCCGAGGCGATCGGGCGCGACATCGAACAGCTGGAGCCTGCCGCAGTCGTCGCCGACCGGCAGGACTGGACCGAGCCGGTGATCTCCGCCGCTCAGCGCGCAGGCACCGCCGGCATCGCGGTGTCACTGACAGCGCCCGCTGTGGAACTCGTGGCCGGCATCGAGCGGGTGGCACCGCGGCTGAATTCCTCAAGCCGGGACGGCTCGACCGGTCTGCAGGTGCTCACCAGTGGCACCACCGGGCCGCCCAAGCGGCACCCGATCCCGGCGTCGGTGCTCGAACACACCGTGTCCAGCGTGGCGATCACCGGCGCCTCCGCCGACGAGCCACCCGAGCTGATGTACTGGCCACTCGGCGGGATAGGCGGGGTGTGCCAGCTGATCACCGGCGCCTACCTCGGCAAGCGGATCGCACTTCTGGAGAAGTTCAGTGTCGCCGAGTGGGTCCGGGTGGTGAAGACCTACGGCATCCGGCGCTGCGGTCTGCAGCCGGCGGCGGTACGCATGCTCCTGGACGCCGACCTGCCGAGCGAGGACCTCGGGTCGCTCGACTACGTCATCAGCGCGGCGGGACCGCTGGATCCCGAGACCCGTGACGCGTTCGAGCAGAGATACCGAGTGCCCGTCCTGTTGGCTTATGGCGCAACCGAATTCGCCGGCTCGGTGTGCACGTGGACACCCGATCTCTATCGGGAGTTCGGTGCCGCCAAGCGTGCCAGCTCCGGACGGGCGATGCCCAACACCGAGGTCCGCATCATCGACCCGAACGGCGCCGGCGAGGTGCCGACTGGCGAGCAGGGTGTGCTCGAGGCCAAGATCGCATCCATCAGTCCGGACTGGATCCGTACCAACGACCTCGCCTCCATCGACGCCGACGGCTTCGTTATGTTGCACGGCCGCGCCGACGGGGCGATCAATCGCGGCGGATTCAAGGTCCTGCCGGAG contains the following coding sequences:
- a CDS encoding ANL family adenylate-forming protein, whose protein sequence is MSQSAATILSRLAASLSGYGGAPCIEFNGRWYTGDEIAAYARAIDDALGRAGVAAGATVAVVARNRPPHAAAVIGLLGGGRRVPMIYSFQSAEAIGRDIEQLEPAAVVADRQDWTEPVISAAQRAGTAGIAVSLTAPAVELVAGIERVAPRLNSSSRDGSTGLQVLTSGTTGPPKRHPIPASVLEHTVSSVAITGASADEPPELMYWPLGGIGGVCQLITGAYLGKRIALLEKFSVAEWVRVVKTYGIRRCGLQPAAVRMLLDADLPSEDLGSLDYVISAAGPLDPETRDAFEQRYRVPVLLAYGATEFAGSVCTWTPDLYREFGAAKRASSGRAMPNTEVRIIDPNGAGEVPTGEQGVLEAKIASISPDWIRTNDLASIDADGFVMLHGRADGAINRGGFKVLPETVRRVLVDHPSVRDAAVVGVHDPRLGEVPFAAVETVPGAAAPDPADLVALVRDALPKHYVPVEVVVVAELPRNQSLKVSLRDIAAMYSAGVE